TCAAAAGCTCTCTGTCCAGTTATGAGTTCAAGAAGCATAACTCCATATCCAAAAACATCTGTTTTCTCTGAAGACTTTCCAGTTGAGAGGTACTCTGGTGCTATATGCCCAATGGTGCCACGCACAGCAGTGGTAACATGAGTATCTTTATAATCCATGAGTTTAGCCAACCCAAAGTCTCCAACGACTGCCTCGAATTCCTCATCTAACAATATGTTTGCAGCTTTGACATCACGGTGAATAATCTTAGGATCACAATGATCGTGCAAATAAGCAAGGCCCCTTGCAGATCCCAATGAAATGCGTTTTCGTATTTCCCAATCAAGTGGGGACTGTGAATCAGGACGATCTACAGTCATCCACAAAAAATACAATCAGAGAAAGTAGCTTATTTAAAAATGATATACCATAGTTCAGTGTACAGTACATGTAAGTTGTACCTTCTGCTAGCATATGAATAAAGCAATTCCAAATATCGTTTTTCAGTTTCCATGGTACATCATATAACTACAAATAATTAGggatatgatataattttatcaATTAGGGTTATTATAGCCTTATACTTCTTGTTAACCTCCTTCAGTTTCCTAAATGAAATTGTCTATCCACAAGTATAATTGACAATGTTAAATATTTTAGGATCTAATGAATTATCAGATAATTAATAACTCCTGCCTTCATTCTCTTTCTCTATATTCTTTTTCTTTGCTGTTCCTGACTGAATTTGGTATTAGAATCTATAAGCTTCAAGTAAAATGAATTCTGTTTTGATAGTGTTCAAACAACCTAATTTTGTTGCCTACAAATTAAATTTCTGTCAGCTGCCTAAACCAAGCAGTCCCTAACACCTAGAGCAGCCTTGCTGCAGCATTTGAGTAATAGGAAACACTTAACACGGATATGTGTCATCAATCAGACACATGCTGGCATAATCAGAAGCAATTCATCCATGCCACGAATTTCCTCAGACCATGCTGCACTTCTGAATGTTTTGTGACCACCATTTACACAGATTTCCGACATAAAATCATTAAACAAACCATATGGCAACATGAAACTAGAACAGCTTGCAACACTTGATAGCTAAGAACAGCTTGAAAGAAACTAAAAGCTTTCTCAACAAGTAAAACAGAAATTAATCCACACCATATACATAGCTAAGAAGGTACCTCTTAAACAAGATGCAACACTTCCATTAGCCATATATGGGTACACAAGCAACCGTTCGGTTGGTGTCATGCAAAATCCACGGAGGCGGAGTAGGTTACGGTGTACAGCCATGCTGATCATTTCTACTTCTGTTTGGAACTGTAGCTCCCCACCTTGGGTACGCTCTTCTTTAAGCCTTTTTACTGCAACTAGGGAGCCATCCGTTAAGCGCCCTTTATAAACCTTGCCAAATCCACCTCGGCCTAGAATATGTTTATTGCTAAAATTATCAGTAGCAACTTGAAGCTCCCTTAGAGAAAACCTTTTAAGCTGTCCCAGATGGACCTCTGGATCCTCCTCAGCTGTGAAAATTATAGGTAAGTGAGAGGCATGCATCATTTACAGAAAACTCTTACTAATTAAAATGAAACTTTTAGTAATTCACTAACCAGGTACATCAAAGAAATGATCCTGTGGTTTCCTTCTCCGATACCAAGCCAGAGCAATTGCAGGGACAGCAAAAAGAAGAGCGGCACCAGCAGCAACTCCTCCAGCAATAGGTCCAGTTGTACTACTACCTAAAATATTCACCAGATTAAGTGTTGAGAAACTAAATGACGCAAAATACATATTAGATAATTAGAATTAATATTATTAGGACGATTAGATAttcttagaaaattattttcgtaatttatatgctttatctaattgagtttataagagtTTTAGTACACCTTAAATCCTACAGTTTGTTTCCTAGTTGAATTAAGATTTTGTTGTTTGCCCATCCATAATATTGTTTTCATTGCTAGTCAGACTACTTAGATGATTATAAATCATTGAGATTTTTCTCTCTTTGTTCTCTTTTCTCTCTAATTATTTATCAATCCTTGTTCTTTTTAACAAATTCTAGTGCTCCTCTCTATTCTTCTTTTATAACTTAATTCTCATATAATTTTCCCTTCATTGAGTTCATCCTGCATTACTAAACCTCTCTCAAGAAGCCATATCCCAAAGGTAAAGAAACTCAAAGTCTTGATCGCTAATGCAGTGCATAGGCCACTAGTCCAATACTTGAGTTACAATGCACTCTCTTCTCTCCCTCCCTTCTTTCTAGTAGGTAACTAGATGATCAGATAGAAAGAAAGATGAATAACCTCTAGGTATTAATGAGTCTAAAAATGGGGTATATTCATTATGGTAAATTGAAAATTTCCATGGAAATTCACGAGGCATGAAAAATAAATAAGGAAGCAACATTTACAATAAAAACTACTTGGAAACTATTAATAACATATCGCTGCACCTGGGGAACCAGCTGGTGGAGTTAAAGGAGGAGGTGGTGAAACTGGGAGCGGCTTTAGCGGATTATTTTGAAAACTGCAAAAGAGCAACTTAGCAGTCAGAACTGAATTTTGTTATGTCAAAGGACCAACTAACAGAAGGTTGTTTCAAAAGAAATTGTTTCCAATGAACCTGATGGGAGTAAATAATGTAAAAGAACCATTAACTGGAATATCTCCTGACAGCTTGTTGTTTGAAAGATCCCTGCATCTCACAAGATCAAATAAAATTGTTATATACCCGGCATTaggtgtttgaaaaaaaaaatctttagaTTATTTTAATGTTATTTCAAATAAACTTACAAGACTTGCAGTGAGTCAACACCTGTTAAAGTCATAGGAATAGTCCCTGACAAACTGTTGTTGTTGAGACGTCTGTTCAACAGAGCAGAAAACATTATTTTTTACAATCACAGTTTATTCATCCTAATCACAATTTATATGAAagaaacaaaatttaaacaagaaTATTATATAGCAATAGTATCATGAACATATTAACATCATTTTCAATAGGTTATTTCTTACATTTAATCATAAAGTAATAGCTGAGTTGAATTATATCATTACTTATATTATCATAGCAATTAATTCATTCgaggaaaaaaaaacacaacaaacaaCAATGTAACTACAAAATAGCATTGTTACCTTAGCAATTAATGAGAAAGAGTGATAAGAATACAAGGATAAAAGGATGAAAGAAGATATAGCAAAAGAGAGTGTCTGTATGGTTGAGACAAGAGAAGTGAGTTCAAAAGAGATTTTATATTGTTTACATATCTTTTATTGTGAATGTAAGGAGTGCATACATATTCATGTATTGCCACGCACAGAAAGGCTCTTACAACTCAGATGCACCCTTGCAGGTCTTACCAATCGGAAAGTTACACAGCCCATTTAAGCAAAATAAAATTGGTTTGACATAATGCTGACTATTCCACCAAATAGGTCCAGAAATCATGGACTCTTATGAAAATTGagcaaaaattataaaaagataGAGAAATCCAACAGACACATGTTCAAATATGCACAAAATATTCCATCAATACTCATATATCTCCACTGATATCTATATACCTTCCATATTGTTGGTATTCTCCAGCAATAATGTAGATAACTAGGGAAAAACTTTCATTACCAAGTTCATCTATGTTAGAGATTGACAATTTTGACAACATCATGACAATATTATTGGCATTTTCATCCATGATTACAATAAAGCTACCTTTCTCAGGTTGATATATGGCATTATATAAATCGCAAAACAAAACACATTGTCATATCATTCTAAGACTAATAAAAACTATTTAGATTACCACTACCAAAAGATGTAGTTGAAGGATGTGTATTCATACAGGAAACGTAGTTTTGCAAGCTTCCCCAATGTGGTTGGAATCGGACCATTTAATTTGTTCACGTAAAGATCCAAGCTCACCAAGTTTGTCAAATTTCCAAGCTCTTCCGGGATTTTTCCACTTATATTATTGCTATAAAGTTCCCTGTCAATAAAATTTGACAAGCACCAAGAATATATTAAAAGAATATCCCAactataacacataaatcatgaTGTTGTGGTATTTGGTACTAGTCTAAACTGAAGATGGAGAACAATGTTGTGGCACACAACCCACAGCATGTTCTGATTTATCTCCCAATCAAATCTTCCTATCTTCAAGAATACAACATAAGCTCCTCTCAAGCTTCCTCCCACAGGAACACTAATGTTCCTGACATAGAAGTTCATTAATGAAACATGTGATATGAGAATTCGTTTACCCTAAATAGGATCAGAATTTTAATGAATTCCTTGTATCTATTGCAATGAACAGGTTCATGATACAACATGAACAGACAAGACTAAGTGTTCATTTTTACTTTCAACAATAAATATTTACAGAGATTCGAACCCAGATCATTCATACATACATATTCACACACCTAACCAGTCAATTGAACAGGCCTCAAGTAGCAAATTCACTGACAGAGTGTGAAAATTCATTAAAACTTGGTAATCCTCATGTTGAAGTGTTTAATAAGTTTTTGGGCCTTTATATttaacacccccccccccccccccccaaaaaaaaatgcaaaaattAAACCGACCTTAACTTAGCTGAACTAAAAATATGACTTACAAGTACTGTAGATTCGTTAGCTGACCAAGCTGAGGAACCAGTGTACCAGTTAAATTTGCATTTCCAAGGTCACTGGGCGAGttcaaaaacaaaatcatatagAATCACCATCTCAATATGTAATGAATATACGAGCAAAACCAATTCTACAAA
The Humulus lupulus chromosome 6, drHumLupu1.1, whole genome shotgun sequence DNA segment above includes these coding regions:
- the LOC133782058 gene encoding BRASSINOSTEROID INSENSITIVE 1-associated receptor kinase 1-like, with the protein product MEMTERRRRLISVVSGSAFMWLILLFGLFRKVYANSEGDALNALKTNLLDPNNVLQSWDATLVNPCTWFHVSCNNDNSVTRVDLGNANLTGTLVPQLGQLTNLQYLELYSNNISGKIPEELGNLTNLVSLDLYVNKLNGPIPTTLGKLAKLRFLRLNNNSLSGTIPMTLTGVDSLQVLDLSNNKLSGDIPVNGSFTLFTPISFQNNPLKPLPVSPPPPLTPPAGSPGSSTTGPIAGGVAAGAALLFAVPAIALAWYRRRKPQDHFFDVPAEEDPEVHLGQLKRFSLRELQVATDNFSNKHILGRGGFGKVYKGRLTDGSLVAVKRLKEERTQGGELQFQTEVEMISMAVHRNLLRLRGFCMTPTERLLVYPYMANGSVASCLRDRPDSQSPLDWEIRKRISLGSARGLAYLHDHCDPKIIHRDVKAANILLDEEFEAVVGDFGLAKLMDYKDTHVTTAVRGTIGHIAPEYLSTGKSSEKTDVFGYGVMLLELITGQRAFDLARLANDDDVMLLDWVKGLLKDRKLETLVDADLQGNYVDEEVEQLIQVALLCTQGTAGERPKMSEVVRMLEGDGLAERWEEWQKEEMFRQDFHPTHHPNTHWIVDSTSHIPPDELSGPR